One Immundisolibacter sp. genomic window carries:
- a CDS encoding uroporphyrinogen-III C-methyltransferase yields MPTDTTTKPEASATPGDVAEARPKPKSGRRAGWFILALLLVLGLASAVVAVWRPLQVTLTTQAATQARLTSQLEALSTWQATASDDLSALEGRSRGLAARINQLGPERLTQWALAEADYLLRTAQRAAQLDYDPARAALALDLANATLAPVSGSDSLRASIDALRAQLRSLTIPDTSALAEELAQATKILQTAPLREPGVLPSEARPPGWRGALQHAWQQLGDVIVLQRVGSPVQPLLRPQEAQYLRQQFALKLASAEYALRRRDTTAAQSDLGDLEAWASAYLDTSEPAVADALATVRRLAGLELRPPLPDLSGPQEQLATLRRTTAADRLP; encoded by the coding sequence GTGCCGACCGACACCACTACAAAACCCGAAGCATCCGCTACGCCCGGCGATGTTGCCGAAGCCCGACCAAAACCGAAATCCGGCCGGCGTGCCGGCTGGTTCATTCTTGCCCTGCTGCTGGTGCTCGGCCTGGCCAGCGCTGTGGTCGCCGTCTGGCGACCGTTACAGGTAACACTGACAACGCAAGCAGCCACTCAAGCACGCTTGACCAGTCAGCTTGAGGCTCTCAGTACCTGGCAAGCAACCGCCAGTGACGACCTGTCAGCACTCGAAGGTCGCAGCCGGGGACTTGCTGCCCGCATCAACCAGTTAGGGCCGGAGCGCCTCACCCAATGGGCACTGGCCGAGGCTGACTACCTGCTACGTACCGCGCAGCGGGCGGCGCAGCTCGATTACGACCCCGCCCGGGCCGCGCTGGCGCTTGATCTGGCAAATGCCACCCTGGCGCCGGTGTCAGGCAGTGACAGCTTGCGAGCCAGCATCGATGCGTTACGCGCCCAACTGCGTTCATTGACGATTCCGGACACCAGCGCATTGGCGGAGGAACTCGCCCAGGCAACCAAGATATTGCAGACGGCGCCGCTGCGCGAACCCGGCGTGTTGCCCAGTGAAGCCCGCCCCCCTGGCTGGCGGGGCGCGTTGCAGCATGCGTGGCAACAACTCGGCGATGTCATTGTGCTGCAGCGGGTAGGGAGTCCAGTCCAGCCGCTTCTGCGTCCCCAGGAAGCACAATATCTGCGCCAGCAGTTCGCTCTGAAGCTGGCTTCCGCTGAATATGCCCTGCGGCGACGGGACACCACCGCCGCACAAAGCGACCTTGGCGATCTTGAAGCCTGGGCCTCGGCGTACCTGGATACCAGCGAGCCTGCCGTCGCGGATGCGCTGGCCACGGTGCGGCGTCTGGCGGGTCTGGAACTGCGCCCGCCGCTGCCCGATCTGTCCGGCCCACAGGAACAACTCGCCACCCTGCGCCGCACAACGGCAGCAGACCGCCTCCCATGA